The following are encoded in a window of Haliaeetus albicilla chromosome 1, bHalAlb1.1, whole genome shotgun sequence genomic DNA:
- the DRD5 gene encoding D(1B) dopamine receptor, with protein MLRGGRSPPLPPAAGPPGGARGPAGAPGAAQVAAGSLLALLILWTLFGNVLVCAAIVRYRHLRSKVTNIFIVSLAVSDLLVALLVMPWKAVAEVAGYWPFGAFCNVWVAFDIMCSTASILNLCVISVDRYWAISSPFRYERKMTQRLALVMIGVAWALSVLISFIPVQLNWHKGGDVAAAGDVGGGFGAGWAAAGAVTTWAEDMSTTWVTLAAMRPSDGTSGSNDTLAGPSESCDSSLNRTYAISSSLISFYIPVAIMIVTYTRIYRIAQVQIRRISSLERAAEHAQSCRSSHVDCHHHTSLKSSIRKETKVLKTLSVIMGVFVCCWLPFFILNCMVPFCESPPSDPHAGLPCVSETTFNIFVWFGWANSSLNPIIYAFNADFRKVFSNLLGCGQFCSSTPVETVNISNELISYNQDTLFHKEIATAYVNMIPNVVDCEENREDPFDGMSQISPDHEIATDSVCELDCEGEISLGKITPFTPNGLH; from the coding sequence ATGCTGCGGGGCGGCCGGagcccgccgctgccgccggcggcgggaccccccggcggggcgcggggcccggcgggcgCCCCCGGGGCGGCGCAGGTGGCGGCGGGCAGCCTGCTGGCTCTGCTCATCCTCTGGACGCTCTTTGGGAACGTGCTGGTGTGCGCGGCCATCGTCCGCTACCGGCACCTGAGGAGCAAGGTCACCAACATCTTCATCGTGTCGCTGGCCGTCTCGGACCTGCTGGTGGCTCTGCTAGTCATGCCCTGGAAGGCGGTGGCTGAGGTGGCCGGGTACTGGCCCTTCGGGGCTTTCTGCAACGTCTGGGTGGCCTTCGATATCATGTGCTCCACGGCCTCCATCCTGAACCTGTGCGTGATCAGCGTGGACAGGTACTGGGCTATTTCCAGCCCTTTCCGCTACGAGAGGAAGATGACCCAGCGGCTGGCTCTGGTGATGATCGGCGTGGCGTGGGCTTTGTCCGTGCTCATCTCCTTCATCCCCGTCCAGCTCAACTGGCACAAAGGCGGGGATGTTGCGGCCGCCGGTGATGTCGGAGGTGGATTTGGTGCTGGCTGGGCAGCGGCAGGTGCTGTCACCACCTGGGCGGAAGATATGAGCACCACGTGGGTGACGTTAGCAGCGATGAGACCCTCTGATGGGACCTCCGGCAGCAACGATACCCTCGCTGGACCGTCGGAGAGCTGTGACTCCAGCCTCAACAGGACTTACGCTATTTCCTCCTCCTTGATCAGTTTTTATATCCCGGTGGCTATCATGATAGTTACCTACACTCGAATCTACCGCATTGCCCAGGTGCAGATTCGTCGTATCTCTTCCCTGGAGAGGGCAGCCGAGCACGCGCAGAGCTGCCGGAGCAGCCATGTCGACTGCCACCATCACACGAGCCTCAAGTCCTCCATCAGGAAAGAGACCAAGGTGTTGAAGACTCTCTCCGTCATCATGGGCGTCTTCGTCTGCTGCTGGTTGCCATTCTTCATCTTGAACTGCATGGTTCCCTTCTGCGAGAGCCCACCCAGTGACCCCCACGCTGGCCTTCCCTGCGTCAGCGAGACCACCTTTAATATCTTCGTCTGGTTCGGTTGGGCCAACTCCTCTCTCAACCCCATCATCTACGCCTTCAATGCTGACTTTAGAAAGGTCTTCTCCAACCTCCTGGGATGCGGTCAGTTTTGCTCTAGTACTCCAGTGGAGACTGTTAATATAAGCAACGAGCTTATCTCTTACAACCAGGACACCCTTTTCCATAAGGAGATAGCGACTGCTTACGTTAACATGATCCCAAATGTGGTTGACTGTGAGGAAAACCGTGAGGACCCTTTTGATGGGATGTCTCAGATCTCCCCTGACCATGAGATTGCCACTGACTCTGTCTGTGAGCTGGACTGTGAGGGGGAGATTTCTCTAGGCAAAATAACACCTTTCACTCCAAATGGTTTACATTAA